The Lycium barbarum isolate Lr01 chromosome 9, ASM1917538v2, whole genome shotgun sequence genome has a segment encoding these proteins:
- the LOC132610538 gene encoding nuclear transcription factor Y subunit B-5-like, protein MVDNINNILRSINSNEEGGIKEQDRLLPIANVGRIMKQILPQNAKISKEGKETMQECVSEFISFVTGEASDKCHKEKRKTLNGHDICWAMGSLGLDDYVVPLQRYLHRYRELEGEKANQNKAAAGNNTEERGNDKLQNFQGSFYGP, encoded by the coding sequence ATGGTTGATAACATCAACAATATATTAAGGTCAATTAACTCAAATGAAGAAGGAGGGATTAAGGAGCAAGATAGGTTATTGCCAATAGCTAATGTTGGGAGAATTATGAAGCAAATTCTTCCTCAAAACGCCAAGATTTCGAAAGAGGGCAAAGAAACAATGCAAGAATGTGTATCTGAGTTCATTAGCTTTGTTACTGGAGAAGCATCTGATAAATGTCACAAGGAGAAGCGCAAGACATTGAATGGACATGATATTTGTTGGGCTATGGGAAGTTTAGGACTTGATGATTATGTAGTGCCTTTGCAGAGGTATTTGCATAGGTATAGAGAATTAGAAGGAGAAAAAGCTAATCAAAATAAGGCTGCTGCTGGCAACAACACTGAAGAAAGGGGGAATGATAAACTTCAAAATTTCCAGGGAAGTTTTTATGGTCCTTAA
- the LOC132611720 gene encoding nuclear transcription factor Y subunit B-5-like: MKQILPQNAKISKEAKETMQECVSEFISFVTGEASVKCHKEKRKTLNGDDICWAMGSLGFDDYVVPLKRYLHRFRELEEEKANQNKTAPGNNIEERGKDELRNFQGSFYGS, translated from the coding sequence ATGAAGCAAATTCTTCCTCAAAACGCCAAGATTTCGAAAGAGGCCAAAGAAACAATGCAAGAATGTGTATCTGAGTTCATTAGCTTTGTTACGGGAGAAGCATCGGTTAAATGTCACAAGGAGAAACGCAAGACATTGAATGGAGATGATATTTGTTGGGCTATGGGAAGTTTAGGATTTGATGATTATGTTGTACCTTTGAAGAGGTATTTGCATAGGTTTAGAGAATTAGAAGAAGAAAAAGCTAACCAAAATAAGACTGCTCCTGGCAACAACATTGAAGAAAGGGGGAAAGATGAACTCCGAAATTTTCAGGGAAGTTTTTATGGTTCTTAA